In Mytilus edulis chromosome 7, xbMytEdul2.2, whole genome shotgun sequence, a single genomic region encodes these proteins:
- the LOC139481549 gene encoding leucine-rich repeat-containing G-protein coupled receptor 5-like produces the protein MAKRNYEKLKCVLLLIVFVYCVSAGTNCKNECPKLCHCSGLCNSRRVDCSGKNLTAIPDGIPEDVVNLDLSMNNMTSFPDNAFLKFRKLEELRLAGNKLTDIPPKAFQDLYFLKVINLQHNSFRKVPATSFQNLSYLRELDLDANYIEDVPDEAFKRCMSLQLLQLDANQLNRVPTKALQYLKSLHALDLSVNKLTNIPDYAFSNLTNLIELILHENKIEEISDHAFEGLTSLSRLELPMNDLRKIPAAFISLKDLEKLSLEDNRIDFIPDNSFAGNKKLEILKLRRNPIRSFGTKAFKELPNLKELIISEARDMTEFPDLSGSVSLRELQFDRSSISKIPDKFCEMVPAIQRLDLHTNKLTELPVLSGCLNLKLLNIGENEITSLQDRIFVNNSNLRDLILSHNCIESIGEKSFVGLANLQYLDLSHNQIAYIHDKAFSPLENLDDLNLSENQFPSLPMDGLQNLQQLKTFHNEELRDPIPAKELPKIKTLVLSYAYHCCDFLNPAANGELKLEEHTNWLFPNTSEPRIGNGTNLNHPYGTQYVFPFNNYHYKPIEYFAAPADKDFTFPDTPDVQYPEEEISVKSPIQCEPLPGPFLPCNDLFGWWTLRCGIWIVFMLSIFGNGTVLFVSISGRSTMNVPRFLICNLALADFCMGVYLGILAVVDASTLGEFKNYAIDWQTSPGCLVAGFLGIVSSELSVFTLMIITVERHYAIANAMQFNKRLSLRKAGIIMTVGWLFCGGLASLPLFDISNYRKFAICLPFDINDKASLGFVCFIMLFNATSFIVIGGCYVRMYVYIMKSQAWNSKDFRVAKRMAVLVVTDFLCWAPIIFFSVSAAFGTPLVGLNEAKVLTIFVLPLNSCANPFLYAIFTKQFKRDCVKLCKRIEESSISRSFSNFNSLRLSFGINASCRNSELHSPFHEKRGSSRSNSDSFASSSVGVPNQNGETDNINGQKSFTISDRVFQNLELKHGVDRNKRKPLLHPNNNSQFSSDKECACQRCKKQNTISVGSGATDTEIVIHLDRNGEKIVPNDGIQQLNETNPNDVELSDDSDNETSKSDEKLLFKITDELCAECGNNLNSMHCKNYCQIDSKLKDISVRPKSNIAMVGKMQHTKSAPFVPCRSNENILKLPQLSANKDKTSHINEWRKSSHLSFLWRNSLDLDTGMPKYKSNSLVELARLPKTFDRSPSKRRSLSSRHEGYLLFKNLKRDSAYENEEEMFEYEENLKDFPVQFSQNKYSNCDSEYSQIALEEIADHNIQNSKVPKVQEAYKDITDFSNSNDDDDVAETQMLLTDSNVTNNTLNRDICDKESGFSSDSQLLKC, from the exons agatcttAGTATGAACAACATGACTAGCTTTCCTGACAATGCCTTTTTAAAGTTTAGAAAGTTAGAAGAATT GCGACTGGCAGGGAACAAATTAACAGACATTCCACCTAAAGCTTTCCAGGATCTTTACTTCTTAAAAGTTAT AAACCTTCAACATAATTCATTCAGAAAAGTTCCCGCAACTTCATTTCAAAACCTTTCGTATCTCAGAGAACT GGATCTTGATGCCAATTATATAGAAGATGTCCCAGACGAAGCTTTTAAGCGTTGTATGAGCTTACAGTTGCTTCAATTAGACGCTAATCAATTAAACAGAGTTCCAACAAAGGCATTACAGTATTTAAAATCCCTCCATGCTTT AGACCTTTCAGTGAATAAATTAACGAACATTCCAGATTATGCATTCAGCAACTTAACCAATTTGATTGAATT AATACTTCACGAGAACAAAATAGAAGAAATCAGTGACCACGCATTTGAAGGATTGACTTCCTTGTCGCGATT AGAACTGCCAATGAATGACCTGCGCAAAATACCAGCTGCCTTTATATCTCTTAAAGATTTAGAAAAATT gTCTTTAGAGGATAACAGAATTGACTTTATACCGGATAATAGTTTTGCTGGTAATAAGAAATTGGAAATTCTTAAATTGCGACGAAATCCTATCAGATCGTTCGGAACTAAAGCTTTTAAAGAACTTCCGAATTTAAAGGAATT GATTATTTCGGAAGCCAGAGATATGACAGAGTTTCCAGATTTATCGGGGAGTGTTAGTTTGAGAGAATTACAGTTCGACAGAAGCAGTATATCAAAAATTCCTGATAAGTTTTGTGAAATGGTACCTGCTATTCAAAGGCT cgaTCTACATACCAATAAGTTAACAGAGTTGCCTGTTTTAAGTGGATGTTTAAATCTTAAGTTGTT AAATATTGGAGAAAATGAAATAACGTCACTCCAAGACAGAATATTTGTGAATAATTCAAACCTACGAGATTTGATATTATCACATAATTGTATTGAATCTATTGGAGAAAAGTCCTTTGTTGGTCTGGCTAATTTACAGTATTT AGATTTATCACACAACCAGATTGCATATATACACGATAAAGCTTTCTCTCCACTGGAGAACCTGGATGACTT aaATCTGTCTGAAAACCAGTTTCCAAGTTTACCAATGGATGGACTACAAAACCTTCAACAGTTAAAGACATTCCATAACGAAGAACTCAGAGATCCAATCCCTGCAAAAGAATTACCAAAGATTAAAACACTCGTGTTGTCCTATGCTTACCATTGTTGTGATTTTCTAAACCCGGCG GCGAATGGTGAATTAAAATTAGAAGAGCATACTAACTGGTTATTCCCAAATACATCTGAGCCTCGGATTGGCAACGGAACAAATTTAAATCATCCAT ATGGCACACAGTATGTTTTCCCGTTTAATAATTATCATTATAAACCGATCGAGTACTTCGCAGCACCGGCCGATAAGGATTTCACATTCCCAGATACTCCAGATGTACAATATCCAGAAGAAGAAATATCTGTTAAATCACCAATTCAATGTGAACCTCTGCCAG gACCTTTCCTTCCCTGTAATGACCTATTTGGTTGGTGGACCCTTCGATGTGGTATATGGATAGTTTTCATGCTGTCTATATTTGGGAACGGCactgttttatttgtttcaataagTGGTAGATCAACAATGAATGTTCCTAGATTTCTAATTTGTAATTTAGCATTGGCAGACTTTTGTATGGGTGTCTATCTCGGAATTTTGGCTGTAGTGGATGCTTCAACGTTgg GAGAATTCAAGAATTATGCAATAGATTGGCAGACTAGTCCTGGTTGTTTAGTTGCAGGTTTTCTTGGCATTGTATCCAGTGAACTTAGTGTTTTCACTCTAATGATCATAACAGTAGAACGGCATTATGCTATTGCAAATGCCATGCAATTCAATAAAAGACTGTCACTGAGAAAAGCAG GTATTATTATGACAGTTGGATGGTTGTTCTGTGGTGGTCTTGCCAGCTTGCCTCTGTTTGACATCAGTAACTATCGAAAATTTGCAATCTGTCTTCCATTCGACATAAATGACAAAGCGTCTTTAG gatttgttTGTTTCATCATGCTGTTTAATGCTACATCCTTCATTGTCATTGGTGGATGTTATGTCAGAATGTACGTGTATATAATGAAATCCCAAGCATGGAATTCTAAAGACTTTAGGGTAGCAAAACGAATGGCTGTTTTAGTTGTCACCGACTTTCTTTGTTGGGCACCGATCATATTCTTTTCTGTTTCTGCTGCGTTCGGAACACCATTGGTAGGACTCAATGAAGCAAAAGTACTTACCATTTTCGTCTTACCTTTAAATAGTTGTGCGAATCCCTTTCTTTatgcaatatttacaaaacaattcaaacgtgactGTGTGAAGTTGTGTAAAAGAATTGAAGAGTCGTCAATTTCAAGAAGTTTCTCAAATTTCAATAGCCTACGTCTTTCATTCGGTATAAATGCGTCTTGTCGAAATTCCGAATTGCATAGTCCATTCCATGAAAAAAGGGGAAGCAGTCGAAGTAATTCGGATAGTTTTGCGAGTAGCTCTGTAGGCGTTCCGAACCAAAACGGAGAAACCGATAACATCAATGGTCAAAAATCGTTTACAATATCAGATAGAGTCTTTCAAAATCTGGAGTTAAAACATGGAGTTGATAGAAACAAACGTAAACCACTTCTTCATCCAAATAATAATTCACAATTTTCATCGGACAAGGAATGTGCATGTCAGagatgtaaaaaacaaaatacaatttcTGTTGGGTCCGGAGCAACAGATACTGAAATTGTCATTCATTTAGATAGAAACGGAGAAAAGATTGTTCCGAATGACGGCATACAACAGTTAAATGAAACAAATCCGAATGATGTTGAACTAAGTGACGATAGTGATAACGAGACATCAAAGTCAGACGAAAAGTTATTATTTAAAATCACTGATGAATTATGCGCTGAATGTGGGAATAACCTAAATTCCATGCATTGTAAAAACTATTGTCAAATTGATAGTAAACTGAAAGACATTTCCGTACGACCAAAATCTAATATAGCTATGGTAGGGAAAATGCAGCATACAAAATCTGCACCTTTTGTCCCGTGTCGTTCAAATgagaatattttaaaacttcCACAGCTTTCAGCTAATAAAGACAAAACATCACATATAAATGAATGGAGAAAGTCGTCGCATTTATCATTCCTTTGGAGAAATTCATTAGATCTAGACACCGGTATGCCAAAATATAAATCAAACAGTTTGGTGGAACTTGCCAGATTACCAAAAACATTTGATAGGTCACCTTCGAAAAGACGTAGTCTTTCCTCGAGGCATGAAGGCtatcttttattcaaaaatttaaagagaGATTCAGCGTATGAAAATGAGGAAGAAATGTTTGAATATGAagaaaatttgaaagattttCCAGTACAGTTTTCACAAAATAAATACTCAAATTGTGATTCGGAATATTCACAAATTGCCTTGGAAGAAATAGCTGATCACAATATTCAAAACTCTAAAGTGCCTAAAGTTCAGGAGGCATACAAAGACATAACAGACTTTTCGAACagtaatgatgatgatgatgttgcTGAAACACAAATGCTATTAACTGATTCAAATGTGACGAACAATACACTTAACCGAGACATATGTGATAAGGAGAGTGGATTTAGTTCAGACAGCCAACTTCTCAAGTGTTAA